One stretch of Geoalkalibacter ferrihydriticus DSM 17813 DNA includes these proteins:
- the flhF gene encoding flagellar biosynthesis protein FlhF — translation MLVKVFESEDMASALKKVKETLGPDALIISTRTIRKGGLGVLGKPILEVTAAIEPAAVAGGAARSSAAPRRADPYQGAQRRNRSGNEAKSDEISYEDIWNPGRQDPAPRPPRSEAAPRETGEIHALRGEIDELKSLMRNFLSETRVGATAVQPAAAVGQTLPVTPLPAPVSAPRTGRRRAAAGSGEGRELNSLVQLLRARGIDEEAAETIVRFAAQRAAPEQQQNPEVMRAIFSDVIGDLIQVSRRPVGQRRQRRLALIGPTGVGKTTTIAKLAAEHLLGGGQSVALVTIDTFRIAAVEQLKVYGEIMNLPVEVVVSPKQMRGVLNRHNDKDLILIDTAGRSPRDEVNLKNLEEILAPDLATENHLVLSAATRDEDLYEAVTRFGRVPLHNLVFTKIDECANLGVLLNVHLRHNFPLAYLTNGQRVPEDILVADAKKIAQLILGQR, via the coding sequence ATGCTGGTTAAGGTATTTGAATCCGAAGACATGGCCTCGGCTCTGAAAAAGGTCAAGGAAACGCTTGGACCCGACGCTCTGATCATCTCCACCCGTACTATCCGCAAAGGTGGGCTGGGGGTGCTGGGCAAGCCGATTCTCGAGGTGACCGCCGCCATCGAACCCGCCGCGGTTGCCGGCGGGGCGGCCCGCAGTTCCGCCGCGCCGCGTCGCGCGGATCCCTATCAGGGCGCGCAGCGCCGCAACCGATCCGGCAACGAAGCAAAAAGCGATGAAATCAGCTATGAAGACATCTGGAACCCCGGCCGCCAAGACCCGGCGCCAAGGCCGCCGCGAAGTGAAGCGGCACCGCGCGAAACCGGCGAAATCCACGCGTTGCGCGGTGAGATCGATGAACTCAAGAGCCTGATGCGCAATTTTCTCAGCGAAACGCGCGTCGGCGCAACCGCGGTGCAACCGGCCGCCGCCGTGGGGCAAACGCTGCCGGTGACGCCCTTGCCCGCGCCCGTATCCGCGCCGCGTACCGGGCGGCGGCGCGCCGCGGCAGGGTCCGGCGAGGGTCGCGAACTCAATTCCCTGGTGCAATTGCTGCGCGCGCGCGGAATCGACGAAGAGGCGGCCGAAACCATCGTACGCTTTGCTGCACAGCGCGCGGCGCCCGAGCAGCAGCAGAATCCCGAGGTGATGCGCGCGATTTTCAGCGATGTCATCGGCGATCTCATTCAGGTGAGCCGGCGTCCCGTCGGACAGCGGCGGCAGCGGCGCCTGGCGCTGATCGGGCCCACCGGAGTCGGCAAGACCACCACCATCGCCAAGCTGGCCGCCGAACACCTTCTCGGCGGCGGTCAGAGCGTGGCGCTGGTGACCATCGACACCTTCCGTATCGCTGCCGTGGAGCAGCTCAAGGTGTACGGCGAAATCATGAACCTGCCCGTCGAGGTGGTGGTCTCGCCCAAACAGATGCGCGGGGTGCTCAACAGGCACAACGACAAAGATTTGATCCTCATCGACACGGCCGGCCGCAGCCCGCGCGACGAGGTCAACCTCAAAAACCTGGAAGAGATTCTCGCCCCGGATCTGGCCACGGAGAATCATCTGGTGCTCTCGGCCGCCACCCGCGACGAGGATCTCTACGAGGCGGTGACGCGCTTCGGGCGCGTGCCGCTGCACAACCTGGTTTTCACCAAGATCGACGAGTGCGCCAACCTCGGCGTGCTGCTCAATGTTCATCTGCGCCACAACTTTCCTCTGGCCTATCTGACCAACGGTCAGCGTGTGCCGGAAGATATCCTGGTGGCCGATGCGAAGAAAATCGCCCAACTCATTCTGGGGCAGAGATAG
- the flhA gene encoding flagellar biosynthesis protein FlhA, with protein MVALGLVSILLVMIIPLPTILLDLFLSLNITVSLLILVIGLYTVRVLDFAVFPAILLATTLFRLSLNVASTRLILLNGDQGTDAAGNVIASFGQFVVGGNYVVGIVIFTILVVINFMVITKGAGRVAEVAARFTLDAMPGKQMAIDADLNAGSITEDEARQRRKEIGQESDFYGAMDGASKFVRGDAVAGIIITLINIGAGFVIGVLQKGMPAAEAAQTYTILTVGDGLVGQIPALIISTAAGILVTRTSGMGDFGSELKGQFTLHPRALWVVAGILGGFALIPGLPTLPFMVLSLSLGYVAYRVQQGKAAQRESEDQEERDLLPEQSDNYEEMLSIDLLELEVGYGLIPLVDASQEGDLLPRIKSIRKQFALEMGFIVPPVHIKDNLQLKPNEYNILLKGVALAGGEMLPGHFLAMNPGTATETLKGVQTTEPAFGLPAVWISDDKKDRAQIAGYTVVDCTTVVATHISEIIKRHAHELLGRQEVQNLLDNFRKSHPKVVEELVPDLLNLGTVMRVLQNLLREHVSIRDLRSILETLADWAPVSQDPDVLTEHVRRTMARAICAGVVAQDGVLPVLTLARDIEARIQEAVQHSGQGSYLALDPTTAQNILSGLGEVIQQYAGGDPVLLCPPTIRPHVKRLTERYLPNLMVISHNEVAPDLKIRAVGTVKANAG; from the coding sequence ATGGTGGCCCTGGGGCTGGTGTCCATCCTGCTGGTGATGATCATTCCCCTGCCGACCATTCTGCTCGATCTGTTTCTGTCCCTCAACATCACCGTATCGCTGCTGATTCTGGTCATCGGCCTCTACACCGTGCGGGTTCTCGATTTTGCCGTGTTTCCCGCGATTCTGCTGGCGACCACCCTGTTTCGCCTGTCCTTGAACGTCGCCTCGACGCGCCTGATTTTGCTCAACGGCGATCAGGGGACCGATGCCGCCGGCAACGTGATCGCTTCCTTCGGGCAGTTCGTGGTGGGCGGCAACTACGTGGTCGGTATCGTCATCTTCACGATCCTGGTGGTGATTAACTTCATGGTCATCACCAAGGGTGCCGGGCGCGTCGCCGAGGTGGCGGCGCGTTTCACCCTGGACGCCATGCCGGGCAAGCAGATGGCCATCGATGCCGACCTCAACGCGGGTTCCATCACAGAAGACGAGGCGCGCCAGCGGCGCAAGGAAATCGGTCAAGAATCCGACTTCTACGGCGCCATGGACGGGGCCAGCAAATTCGTGCGTGGCGACGCCGTCGCCGGCATCATCATCACCCTGATCAACATCGGAGCCGGTTTTGTCATCGGTGTGCTGCAAAAGGGTATGCCGGCGGCCGAGGCGGCCCAGACCTATACGATTCTCACCGTCGGCGACGGGCTGGTCGGGCAGATCCCAGCGCTGATCATTTCCACCGCCGCCGGTATTCTCGTGACCCGCACCTCGGGCATGGGGGATTTCGGCAGCGAGCTAAAAGGTCAATTTACCCTGCACCCGCGCGCTCTCTGGGTGGTTGCGGGGATTCTTGGCGGCTTCGCTCTGATTCCGGGCCTGCCCACCTTGCCCTTCATGGTGCTGTCGCTGAGCCTGGGTTATGTCGCCTACCGGGTGCAGCAGGGTAAGGCGGCCCAACGGGAGAGCGAAGACCAGGAAGAGCGCGACCTGCTGCCGGAGCAGAGCGATAATTACGAAGAAATGCTTTCCATCGATCTGCTCGAACTTGAAGTGGGCTACGGTCTGATTCCCCTGGTCGATGCCAGCCAGGAGGGGGACCTTTTGCCGCGCATCAAGTCGATTCGCAAGCAGTTCGCCCTGGAGATGGGTTTTATCGTGCCGCCGGTGCACATCAAGGACAATCTGCAACTCAAACCCAACGAGTACAACATCCTGCTCAAGGGCGTGGCTCTGGCCGGCGGCGAGATGCTGCCCGGACATTTCCTGGCCATGAACCCCGGCACCGCGACCGAAACTCTCAAGGGCGTGCAGACCACCGAACCAGCCTTCGGCCTGCCCGCGGTGTGGATTTCCGATGACAAGAAGGATCGCGCGCAGATCGCCGGTTATACGGTGGTCGACTGCACCACGGTGGTCGCCACCCATATCAGCGAAATCATAAAAAGACACGCCCATGAGCTGCTTGGCCGTCAGGAGGTACAGAACTTGCTGGATAACTTCCGCAAGAGCCACCCCAAGGTGGTGGAAGAGCTGGTACCTGATCTGCTCAACCTGGGAACGGTGATGCGCGTGCTGCAAAATCTGTTGCGAGAACATGTTTCGATCCGCGATCTACGCTCGATTCTGGAGACCCTGGCCGACTGGGCGCCGGTCAGTCAGGATCCCGACGTGCTCACCGAGCACGTGCGCCGCACCATGGCACGTGCCATCTGTGCGGGCGTGGTCGCCCAGGACGGCGTGCTGCCGGTGCTGACTTTGGCTCGCGACATCGAAGCGCGCATTCAGGAGGCGGTGCAGCACAGCGGCCAGGGCAGCTATCTGGCCCTGGATCCGACCACCGCGCAGAACATCCTGAGCGGTCTCGGCGAAGTGATTCAACAATACGCCGGCGGTGATCCGGTGCTGTTGTGTCCGCCGACCATCCGTCCTCATGTCAAAAGGTTGACCGAGCGCTATCTGCCCAATCTGATGGTGATTTCTCATAACGAAGTGGCCCCGGATCTGAAGATCCGGGCGGTGGGAACGGTGAAGGCCAATGCTGGTTAA
- the flhB gene encoding flagellar biosynthesis protein FlhB: MSAESGQEKTEKATAKRRDDFRKKGQVAQSREVNTAVIMIGAVILWFFYAPHFYKELETLLTSIWGRSSELEVTVGSVPGLMRTVLGKMGLLLMPLLALTMILGMAASVLQIGWLFTTKPMEPDLTKLNPITGMKKFVSKRMLVELVKSLTKVGVVGFVAYRTVAGEFENALYLLDMDLHETLNFVARVTFLVLLKTCGVLIVLAIFDYAFTRYEMEEKMKMTKQETKDEHKQTEGDPHLKAKIRGVQMEMARKRMMAEVPTADVVVTNPTHLSVALRYERGRMDAPRVVAKGADRVALRIREIARENDVPLVENVPVARALFQVELGQDIPEDMFKAVAEILAYVYSLKGQQS, encoded by the coding sequence ATGTCGGCGGAAAGCGGTCAGGAAAAGACAGAGAAAGCGACAGCCAAGCGCCGCGATGACTTTCGCAAGAAAGGTCAGGTGGCGCAGAGCCGCGAAGTCAATACCGCCGTCATCATGATCGGCGCGGTTATTCTGTGGTTTTTCTACGCGCCCCATTTCTACAAAGAGCTTGAAACGCTGCTGACCTCCATCTGGGGACGCTCGAGCGAATTGGAGGTGACCGTCGGTTCCGTGCCCGGACTGATGCGCACCGTGCTGGGCAAGATGGGCTTGTTGCTGATGCCCTTGCTGGCCCTCACCATGATTCTGGGCATGGCCGCCTCGGTGTTGCAGATCGGCTGGTTGTTCACCACCAAGCCCATGGAGCCCGATCTGACCAAGCTCAACCCCATCACCGGAATGAAGAAGTTCGTTTCCAAGCGCATGCTGGTGGAGCTGGTCAAGTCGCTGACCAAGGTCGGGGTCGTCGGATTCGTGGCTTACCGCACCGTGGCGGGCGAGTTCGAGAACGCTCTCTATCTGCTTGACATGGATTTGCACGAAACCCTTAATTTCGTCGCGCGCGTCACCTTCCTGGTGCTGCTCAAAACCTGCGGGGTCCTCATTGTCCTGGCCATCTTCGACTACGCCTTCACGCGCTACGAGATGGAGGAAAAGATGAAGATGACCAAGCAGGAAACCAAGGATGAGCACAAGCAGACCGAGGGCGATCCGCATCTCAAGGCCAAGATCCGCGGGGTGCAGATGGAGATGGCGCGCAAGCGCATGATGGCCGAGGTTCCCACGGCCGATGTGGTGGTGACCAATCCCACCCACCTTTCGGTGGCGCTGCGTTATGAGCGCGGGCGCATGGACGCACCGCGGGTGGTGGCCAAGGGCGCGGATCGCGTGGCGCTGCGCATTCGCGAAATCGCCCGCGAAAACGATGTGCCCCTGGTGGAGAACGTGCCGGTGGCGCGCGCCCTCTTTCAGGTGGAGCTGGGGCAGGATATTCCCGAAGATATGTTCAAGGCGGTGGCGGAAATCCTCGCTTATGTCTATAGCCTCAAAGGACAGCAATCGTGA
- the fliR gene encoding flagellar biosynthetic protein FliR, translating into MELLLLPVERFQSFLVCLARVGTLVAVLPVFSGGQVPAQVRVGLAVILSLVVFPRALMHIPEMSFDPLSLALLILSEALIGLLFGFVAQFVFSAVELGGTIISYQMGFAAANVFDPQTQRQISVVPQFQNILAILIFLSLDLHHMFLRVLAESYALLAPGQANLSQGALGYVIQLSSDIFVLGVKLAAPVLAVLILLSVVLGVMARVFPQLNVFFLSFPIKIALSLLIISATMNLTAAILIREFNGLSEHFLNILSLL; encoded by the coding sequence GTGGAACTGCTGCTGTTGCCCGTCGAGCGCTTCCAGAGTTTTCTGGTATGCCTGGCCCGCGTCGGTACCCTGGTGGCGGTGCTGCCGGTGTTCAGCGGTGGGCAGGTCCCGGCCCAGGTGCGGGTCGGGCTGGCGGTGATCCTTTCGCTGGTGGTGTTTCCCCGGGCGCTGATGCATATCCCGGAGATGTCCTTCGATCCTCTGAGCCTCGCCCTGCTGATCCTCAGCGAAGCGCTTATCGGCCTGCTGTTCGGCTTTGTTGCGCAGTTCGTGTTCAGCGCGGTGGAGTTGGGCGGTACCATCATCAGCTATCAGATGGGCTTTGCCGCCGCCAATGTCTTCGATCCTCAGACGCAGCGGCAGATTTCGGTGGTGCCCCAGTTTCAGAACATTCTTGCGATTCTGATTTTCCTCTCCCTCGATCTGCATCACATGTTTCTGCGCGTTCTGGCCGAATCCTACGCGCTGCTGGCACCTGGACAGGCGAACCTCTCGCAGGGGGCGCTGGGCTATGTGATCCAGCTCTCCAGCGATATTTTCGTGCTCGGCGTCAAGCTGGCCGCGCCGGTGCTGGCGGTGTTGATCCTGCTCAGCGTGGTGCTGGGCGTGATGGCGCGCGTGTTTCCCCAGCTCAATGTGTTTTTCCTCTCCTTTCCCATCAAGATCGCCCTGTCACTGCTCATCATCAGCGCCACCATGAACCTGACGGCGGCGATCCTGATTCGTGAGTTCAACGGCCTGAGCGAGCATTTCCTTAACATTCTCAGCTTGTTGTAA
- the fliQ gene encoding flagellar biosynthesis protein FliQ, translated as MTPEFVVDIGRQAVETVLMVAGPLLIVALVTGLSIAIFQAATQINEQTMTFIPKIVAVLVTLLIMAPWMIKVLLAFTTRIYESIHLVGG; from the coding sequence ATGACTCCCGAATTTGTCGTTGATATCGGCCGACAGGCCGTGGAAACGGTGCTGATGGTCGCCGGGCCGCTGCTCATCGTGGCCCTGGTCACGGGCCTGAGCATCGCCATCTTTCAGGCCGCGACCCAGATCAACGAACAGACCATGACCTTTATTCCCAAAATCGTCGCGGTGCTGGTCACTTTGTTGATTATGGCGCCGTGGATGATCAAGGTCTTGCTGGCCTTCACCACCCGTATTTACGAATCCATTCATCTGGTGGGCGGCTAG
- the fliP gene encoding flagellar type III secretion system pore protein FliP (The bacterial flagellar biogenesis protein FliP forms a type III secretion system (T3SS)-type pore required for flagellar assembly.) yields the protein MIRVFAALAALVLLPAVAAAQSLPSITLGIGEASGPQEVATALQVLFVFTVLSVAPAILLMTTSFTRIVIVLGFVRNAMGTQQAPPNQVIIGLALFLTFFIMAPVFGEINERALQPYMAEEIGFNEAVEEALIPMRGFMLGQTSEKDLALMIDISGRPAPNNVEELATTTLIPAFMLSELKRAFQIGFLIYIPFLVIDMVIASVLMGMGMMMLPPIIISLPFKLLLFVLVDGWELVLASLVRSFG from the coding sequence ATGATAAGGGTGTTTGCGGCCCTGGCGGCCCTGGTTCTTCTGCCCGCCGTCGCGGCGGCGCAGAGCCTGCCCAGCATTACCCTCGGCATCGGCGAAGCTAGCGGGCCGCAGGAAGTCGCTACGGCCCTGCAGGTACTGTTTGTTTTCACCGTGCTTTCGGTGGCGCCGGCGATTCTGCTCATGACCACCAGTTTCACCCGCATCGTCATCGTGCTGGGCTTTGTGCGCAACGCCATGGGCACCCAGCAGGCGCCGCCCAATCAGGTGATCATCGGACTGGCTCTGTTTTTGACTTTTTTCATTATGGCGCCGGTGTTCGGGGAGATCAACGAGCGCGCTTTGCAGCCCTACATGGCCGAGGAGATCGGCTTCAACGAGGCGGTGGAGGAGGCCTTGATCCCCATGCGCGGCTTCATGCTCGGCCAGACCAGCGAAAAGGATCTGGCCCTGATGATCGACATCAGCGGCCGCCCGGCGCCCAACAACGTCGAGGAACTGGCCACCACCACCCTGATCCCGGCATTCATGCTGTCCGAGCTTAAGCGCGCCTTTCAGATCGGCTTTCTCATCTACATTCCCTTTTTGGTGATCGACATGGTCATCGCTTCGGTGCTCATGGGGATGGGCATGATGATGCTGCCGCCGATTATCATTTCGCTGCCTTTCAAGTTGCTGCTGTTCGTCCTGGTGGACGGCTGGGAGCTGGTTCTGGCCTCTTTGGTCAGAAGTTTCGGCTGA
- the fliO gene encoding flagellar biosynthetic protein FliO, translating into MMKKVLTIVLLSPTLAWAAESGAATTTATLLKALSGLALVLGLVFLLYALSRRGLNLMPGTRNGRIKVLEMRSLGPKKGLYLVEVGGQELLLGVGAERVELLVSLGQAQPGAFDRNLRTELEKGS; encoded by the coding sequence ATGATGAAAAAAGTTTTGACCATTGTGCTGCTGTCGCCCACCCTGGCGTGGGCCGCCGAAAGCGGCGCGGCAACCACCACCGCGACGCTGCTCAAGGCTTTGAGCGGCCTGGCGCTGGTTCTGGGGCTGGTGTTTTTGCTCTACGCGCTCTCGCGGCGCGGCCTCAACCTCATGCCGGGTACGCGCAACGGGCGTATCAAGGTGCTGGAAATGCGCAGCCTCGGGCCGAAAAAGGGCTTGTATCTGGTCGAGGTTGGCGGCCAGGAACTGCTGCTCGGCGTTGGCGCCGAGCGTGTAGAGCTGCTGGTGAGCCTCGGGCAGGCGCAACCGGGCGCGTTCGACCGCAATCTGCGCACGGAGCTGGAGAAGGGGTCATGA
- the fliN gene encoding flagellar motor switch protein FliN, producing the protein MENSKANSQSAASATGAAGEMRNLDFLLDVPLQVSVEVGRTRILIKDLLQMREGYVVELDKLAGETLDVYVNQRLIARGEAVLVNDKFGLRLTDVVSPAERLEKLG; encoded by the coding sequence ATGGAAAACAGCAAGGCCAACAGTCAATCCGCAGCGTCAGCAACCGGCGCGGCGGGAGAAATGCGCAACCTCGATTTTTTGCTGGACGTGCCCCTGCAGGTCTCGGTGGAAGTCGGCCGCACCCGTATCCTGATCAAGGATCTGCTGCAGATGCGCGAGGGCTATGTCGTCGAGCTGGACAAGCTCGCCGGTGAAACCCTCGATGTCTATGTCAATCAGCGCCTGATCGCGCGTGGCGAAGCGGTGCTGGTCAACGACAAGTTCGGGCTGCGCCTGACCGATGTGGTCAGTCCCGCCGAGCGTCTGGAAAAGCTGGGGTAA